A window from Azoarcus sp. DD4 encodes these proteins:
- the tam gene encoding trans-aconitate 2-methyltransferase: MPTWDDQQYLKFADERTRAARDLLARVPLDAAQHIVDLGCGPGNSTALLAERWPQARIVGVDSSAEMLRTARRDLPQLEWVEADLRTWRPQAPVDLLFANAVMQWLPDHARLLPALLQQVRHGGVLAIQMPCNFDEPSHRLMRETPGPWAERVAGARAIAPVAGPAWYYDLLAPHAGRIDLWQTTYQHVLADAQAIVEWVRGTGLRPYLEALHEDERDAYLAAYLAAIDDAYPVRSDGRRLFPFPRLFMIVTR, from the coding sequence ATGCCCACCTGGGACGACCAGCAGTACCTCAAGTTTGCCGACGAACGCACCCGCGCCGCGCGCGACCTGCTTGCCCGCGTGCCGCTGGACGCGGCGCAGCACATCGTCGACCTCGGCTGCGGGCCGGGCAATTCCACCGCGCTGCTGGCGGAGCGCTGGCCGCAGGCGCGCATCGTCGGGGTGGACAGCTCGGCCGAGATGCTGCGCACCGCCCGCCGCGACCTGCCGCAGCTGGAATGGGTGGAAGCCGACTTGCGAACCTGGCGGCCGCAAGCGCCGGTGGATCTGCTGTTCGCCAACGCGGTGATGCAGTGGCTGCCGGACCACGCCCGCCTGCTGCCGGCCTTGCTGCAGCAGGTCCGTCACGGTGGCGTGCTGGCGATCCAGATGCCGTGCAACTTCGACGAACCCAGCCATCGCCTGATGCGCGAAACACCGGGGCCGTGGGCGGAACGCGTCGCCGGGGCGCGCGCGATCGCGCCGGTGGCCGGCCCCGCCTGGTACTACGACCTGCTGGCGCCGCACGCCGGCCGCATCGACCTGTGGCAGACCACCTACCAGCACGTGCTCGCCGACGCGCAAGCCATCGTCGAGTGGGTGCGCGGCACCGGCCTGCGGCCCTACCTCGAGGCCCTGCACGAGGACGAGCGGGACGCCTATCTCGCCGCTTACCTTGCCGCCATTGACGACGCCTATCCGGTGCGCAGCGACGGCCGGCGGCTGTTCCCGTTTCCGCGGCTGTTCATGATCGTCACCCGCTGA
- a CDS encoding IS110 family transposase: MSILTVGIDLAKSVFAVHGVDEAGRAELVRPAVPREKLHELIATLPPCVIGMEACSGAHHWARLFQAAGHTVRLIAPKFVTPYRMSGRRSKNDAADAAAICEAVQRPHMRFVPIKTLDQQSQLMVHRARQGFVEQRTATINRIRGLLAELGIVLPLKAATVRRRAGQCLEDLPGWANMVIGDLLGEVDRLDERIAQYDRHIRQIARQDIRAQRLTRLSGVGETTATCLVALIGNGHDFECGRQFAAWLGLVPGQYSSGGKARLGRITKAGDAYLRSLLVMGARAVLAAARNKTDGLSRWALAVEQRRGYWKAVVAIAAKNARMAWAVLRRGEAFALPT; this comes from the coding sequence ATGAGCATTCTGACCGTTGGGATCGATCTCGCCAAGAGTGTATTCGCTGTGCATGGCGTGGATGAGGCTGGCCGCGCCGAATTGGTGCGCCCGGCGGTGCCGCGCGAGAAGCTGCATGAACTCATCGCAACGCTGCCGCCATGCGTGATCGGCATGGAAGCATGCTCGGGCGCGCATCATTGGGCCCGGCTATTTCAGGCAGCAGGGCATACGGTGCGCCTGATCGCACCGAAGTTCGTCACGCCTTACCGGATGAGCGGGCGGCGCAGCAAGAACGACGCGGCCGATGCCGCAGCGATCTGCGAGGCCGTGCAACGACCGCACATGCGCTTTGTGCCAATCAAAACGCTCGACCAGCAATCTCAGCTGATGGTGCACCGTGCCCGCCAGGGGTTCGTCGAGCAGCGCACGGCCACCATAAACCGCATCCGCGGCCTGCTGGCCGAGTTGGGTATCGTGCTGCCGCTCAAGGCGGCCACCGTCCGTCGACGTGCCGGCCAGTGCCTGGAAGATCTGCCCGGCTGGGCCAACATGGTCATCGGGGATCTACTCGGTGAAGTCGATCGGCTCGATGAACGTATCGCGCAGTACGACCGCCATATCCGCCAGATCGCCCGCCAGGACATCCGGGCGCAGCGCCTGACCCGGCTGAGCGGCGTGGGCGAGACCACCGCCACCTGCCTGGTCGCCTTGATCGGCAACGGTCACGACTTCGAGTGCGGCCGCCAGTTCGCCGCTTGGCTCGGCCTGGTCCCCGGTCAGTACAGCTCTGGCGGCAAGGCCCGCCTCGGGCGCATCACCAAGGCGGGCGACGCCTACCTGCGCAGCCTGCTCGTCATGGGCGCCCGAGCCGTGCTGGCCGCAGCCCGCAACAAGACGGACGGCTTGAGCCGCTGGGCCCTGGCCGTAGAGCAGCGACGCGGCTACTGGAAAGCGGTGGTCGCCATTGCCGCGAAGAACGCGCGCATGGCGTGGGCGGTATTGCGACGAGGCGAAGCCTTTGCACTGCCGACTTGA
- a CDS encoding dienelactone hydrolase family protein: protein MTQHPTEASAFATAVQPIVADTLIVTDDAGLVAGEVAVPVPGGSLPAYRAAPAGEGPHPVILVVQEIFGVHEHIRDIARRLAKLGYLAVAPELYFRLGDPSKAESIDALRANFVSKADDAQVAADLDACVAWAAANGGDLDRLGITGFCWGGRTTWLYAAHQPRLKAGVAWYGRLTGARTALSPANPVDLADSLKAPVLGLYGGQDQGIPLEAVDELRAALESALDGAGRESLIHVYPDAPHAFYADYRPSYRALEAADGWQRMLDWFARHGVA from the coding sequence ATGACCCAGCACCCGACCGAGGCCAGCGCCTTTGCCACCGCGGTCCAACCCATCGTCGCCGACACCCTGATCGTGACCGACGACGCCGGCCTGGTGGCCGGCGAGGTCGCCGTGCCGGTGCCCGGCGGCAGCCTGCCGGCCTACCGCGCCGCCCCGGCGGGCGAGGGCCCGCATCCGGTGATCCTGGTGGTGCAGGAGATCTTCGGCGTGCACGAGCATATCCGCGACATCGCCCGCCGCCTGGCCAAGCTCGGTTACCTGGCGGTGGCGCCCGAGCTCTATTTCCGCCTCGGCGACCCGTCCAAGGCCGAGAGCATCGATGCCCTGCGTGCGAATTTCGTTTCGAAGGCGGACGACGCCCAGGTGGCAGCGGACCTCGACGCCTGCGTGGCCTGGGCCGCGGCCAACGGCGGCGACCTCGACCGGCTCGGCATCACCGGCTTCTGCTGGGGCGGCCGCACGACCTGGCTGTACGCCGCCCACCAGCCGCGGCTGAAGGCCGGCGTGGCCTGGTACGGCCGGCTGACTGGCGCGCGCACCGCCTTGTCGCCGGCCAACCCGGTGGATCTGGCGGACAGTCTCAAGGCGCCGGTGCTCGGCCTCTACGGCGGGCAGGACCAGGGCATTCCGCTGGAGGCGGTGGACGAGTTGCGCGCCGCGCTCGAAAGCGCGCTTGACGGCGCCGGCCGCGAGTCGCTGATCCATGTCTATCCGGATGCACCGCACGCCTTCTACGCCGACTACCGGCCGAGCTATCGCGCGCTCGAAGCGGCCGACGGCTGGCAGCGCATGCTCGACTGGTTCGCGCGCCACGGCGTCGCCTGA
- a CDS encoding lasso peptide biosynthesis protein — protein sequence MLLRSWLSKAQQLTPNSQSGKAVTNVFSAALKWIYTNEYRGGCHDTSAAIYILLSECGLAPVLCIGEVKYAPYYFDHSWIEVGNKIYDAAVCMPNTSGVPSAPVFASIDLETGDRTELIYGLASPNGYDEEAKMVSLMTLGEYSLFHSDDPNKVWNLTKILGKEAGMKVNVAKIREKYSHVRRLERHDAGHDAVL from the coding sequence ATGCTCCTCCGTTCATGGCTATCGAAAGCTCAGCAATTAACGCCCAACTCTCAAAGTGGAAAGGCCGTTACGAATGTATTCAGCGCAGCGTTGAAATGGATTTACACGAACGAATACAGAGGTGGGTGTCACGATACTTCTGCGGCAATCTATATTTTGCTATCTGAGTGTGGCCTAGCTCCCGTACTGTGCATCGGCGAAGTCAAATATGCCCCGTACTATTTCGATCACTCCTGGATTGAGGTAGGCAATAAGATTTACGACGCCGCAGTTTGTATGCCAAATACGTCCGGGGTTCCAAGTGCCCCTGTGTTTGCATCAATTGATCTGGAAACCGGCGACAGAACCGAACTCATTTACGGCTTAGCATCACCGAACGGATATGACGAAGAAGCCAAAATGGTCTCATTAATGACTCTCGGTGAGTATTCCCTCTTCCATTCTGACGATCCCAATAAGGTTTGGAATCTCACAAAAATTCTAGGTAAAGAGGCAGGGATGAAAGTCAATGTGGCAAAGATTCGGGAAAAATACTCCCACGTTCGTAGGCTTGAACGGCATGACGCAGGTCACGACGCTGTTCTCTAA
- a CDS encoding HAD family phosphatase — MFQAVIFDMDGLLLDSERPIRDAWIEVGREIGVMLDAPTYQRVIGRNMTDVHAILGEVFGVEVYQRASARVADLLEERHALQGYAAKAGAGELLAWLGERGVNCGLASSSYRAKILRRLGQAALLDHFAAIAGGDEVARGKPSPDVYLLAAERLGVDPAACLAFEDSDNGARAALQAGMKVVIVPDLIQPHPEVAAQCTLLASLEAARALCEAWFGAAPAVPSRPR, encoded by the coding sequence ATGTTCCAAGCGGTGATTTTCGACATGGACGGGCTGCTGCTCGATTCCGAGCGGCCGATACGCGATGCCTGGATCGAGGTCGGTCGCGAGATCGGCGTGATGCTGGATGCGCCCACCTACCAGCGCGTGATCGGGCGCAACATGACCGACGTGCACGCCATCCTCGGCGAGGTGTTCGGCGTGGAGGTCTATCAGCGCGCCTCGGCGCGTGTCGCCGACCTGCTGGAGGAACGCCACGCCCTGCAGGGCTACGCGGCCAAGGCCGGAGCCGGCGAACTGCTCGCCTGGCTGGGCGAGCGCGGCGTGAACTGCGGCCTGGCGTCGTCCAGCTACCGCGCCAAGATCCTGCGCCGCCTGGGGCAGGCTGCGCTGCTCGACCACTTCGCGGCCATCGCCGGCGGCGACGAGGTGGCGCGCGGCAAACCCTCGCCCGACGTCTATCTGCTGGCGGCCGAGCGCCTGGGTGTCGACCCCGCCGCCTGCCTTGCCTTCGAGGACAGCGACAACGGCGCCCGCGCCGCGCTGCAGGCCGGCATGAAGGTGGTGATCGTGCCCGACCTGATCCAGCCGCATCCCGAGGTGGCCGCTCAATGCACGCTGCTGGCGTCGTTGGAGGCGGCACGGGCGCTGTGCGAAGCCTGGTTCGGCGCCGCGCCGGCTGTGCCTTCGCGCCCGCGCTGA
- the cobN gene encoding cobaltochelatase subunit CobN, whose protein sequence is MTRLARLWRAALACALLCLCGLAQARPTLLWINADITPAARVALVAREAGAADFNFRKLEYRLQGGPLSAAQQAELEQALAGAQRVWIDAPHATAEARLRPLLAEPLGRHAARLGEAGVLWITAGEPAAGDSSLRAYLQAGGPANTRNAFALARAQLAGTAAPAVPPPALVPQGGIHHPDAPALFANAQAFAGWAAASKPARPAVALLLHRYHFVQGNTAWLDDWLRRFERQGITAYAVFSSHLSDKPLADLLEVPGADGARTLHPRLIVTHTLLPQGATLQPVFERWGVPVLATQPYRQGDTAAWEASPTGLGQGDVAYYFAQPEAAGTIDPVLVVAHPPGGAEPQLIARQADAVVAKAARLIRLRTTPAAAKRLVAMVYNYPPGGGNFGASFLNVPRSLENVSGELQRAGYAVTPLPEADWIRRLQPLIGAYYPNADLRALLASDQAAALPLADYQAWFDRLPQDLRRMISARWGEPAESRYLVEWQGRRVFVIPRVRAGALDVLPQPPREETLRQGQDPFMHKSKTPISHHYLATYLWAQQADALIHFGTHGTQEWAPGKLRGLDVHDQAWLPLGDLPVIYPYIVDNLGEATTAKRRGRALMISHRTPGFSPAGFNKRMGHMHELMHEWETADVGPTRSALEQQLIAVFVEQQLHRDLGWTAERIAADFAGFLELLHPYLDRLAQSSQPKGLAVFGRVPDAADRHQTILQMLREPLIEALGEDIDEAFLIDHEGVARSRPSRWLEVALQDTDAASRLDLRPPEPEGPVPNRAARKAIDSDALRGLALRAQEMERRLAIEGEIPGLLAALDGRFVPAAYGGDPLRNPDSVPTGRNLTGLDPSRLPTRQAYDVARKLFAAWYAEQAAAGRAPQRFALSLWAGETLRHQGVMEAQALVALGVEPVWDANGRPNGVRVLPQAELGRPRVDVLLSITGSYRDQFPALMNLIDQGVAAAASAEPDNAVARNTRTVQAELRKAGIGDADAAALAQARVFGNAAGDYGTGVADAVQSNGLKAGDERLGELFLQRMSQPYVNGEPMALSRPDAAAEALGAHLRHTDAALMSRTSHLYAMVSSDDPFQYLGGLAAAARSAGKREALELHVSQLQDGAQAFTETASRSIALEMQSRYLHPGWLKAQREEGWAGTLQVLKAVQYSFGWQNTAPDTVRPDHWQSFHDVLVRDRHQLGLPEWLRQNPQAYAQALERLIQADRLGYWKPDAETRKELAGLYRELSREAPLGNELAAVRQWAADQLPQPVVQQARAAQSQPAPPVQSEQKPAAVEPAPMQRGVKLEAVPEAPKPVKAAPSNPLGMTLAVLAMTLVLAAGAVSQGRAGRTAAT, encoded by the coding sequence ATGACGCGCCTCGCCCGCCTGTGGCGCGCCGCGCTGGCGTGCGCGCTGCTGTGCCTGTGCGGCCTTGCCCAGGCGCGGCCGACGCTGCTGTGGATCAACGCCGACATCACCCCGGCGGCGCGGGTGGCGCTGGTCGCGCGCGAAGCCGGGGCGGCGGACTTCAACTTCCGCAAGCTGGAGTACCGGCTGCAGGGCGGGCCGCTGTCGGCCGCGCAGCAGGCCGAACTGGAACAGGCGCTGGCCGGCGCGCAGCGGGTGTGGATCGACGCGCCGCACGCCACCGCCGAAGCGCGCCTGCGCCCTCTGCTGGCCGAACCGCTCGGCCGCCATGCCGCGCGGCTGGGCGAAGCCGGCGTGCTGTGGATCACCGCCGGCGAGCCCGCCGCGGGGGACAGCAGCCTGCGCGCCTACCTCCAGGCCGGCGGCCCGGCCAATACCCGCAACGCCTTCGCGCTGGCGCGCGCGCAACTGGCCGGCACCGCCGCGCCCGCGGTGCCGCCGCCGGCACTGGTGCCGCAGGGCGGCATCCATCACCCGGATGCGCCGGCGCTGTTCGCCAACGCCCAGGCCTTCGCCGGCTGGGCAGCCGCCAGCAAACCGGCGCGGCCGGCGGTGGCGCTGTTGCTGCATCGCTATCACTTCGTCCAGGGTAACACCGCCTGGCTGGACGACTGGCTGCGCCGCTTCGAGCGCCAGGGCATCACCGCCTACGCGGTGTTCAGTTCCCACCTCAGCGACAAGCCGCTCGCCGACCTGCTCGAAGTGCCCGGCGCCGACGGCGCGCGCACGCTGCATCCGCGCCTCATCGTCACCCACACCCTGCTGCCGCAGGGCGCCACGCTGCAGCCGGTGTTCGAGCGCTGGGGCGTGCCGGTGCTCGCCACCCAGCCCTACCGCCAGGGCGACACCGCCGCCTGGGAGGCCAGCCCCACCGGCCTCGGCCAGGGCGACGTCGCCTACTACTTCGCCCAGCCGGAAGCGGCCGGCACCATCGACCCGGTGCTGGTCGTGGCTCATCCGCCGGGCGGCGCCGAGCCGCAGCTGATCGCCCGCCAGGCCGATGCGGTGGTGGCGAAGGCGGCGCGGCTGATCCGCCTGCGAACCACGCCCGCCGCCGCCAAGCGACTGGTGGCGATGGTCTACAACTACCCGCCGGGCGGCGGCAACTTCGGCGCCTCCTTCCTCAACGTGCCGCGCAGCCTCGAAAACGTCAGCGGCGAACTGCAACGCGCCGGTTACGCGGTCACGCCGCTGCCCGAGGCCGACTGGATCCGCCGCCTGCAGCCGCTGATCGGCGCCTACTACCCCAACGCCGACCTGCGCGCGCTGCTCGCCAGCGACCAGGCCGCCGCGCTGCCGCTGGCCGACTACCAGGCTTGGTTCGACCGGCTGCCGCAGGACCTGCGCCGGATGATTTCCGCGCGCTGGGGCGAACCCGCCGAAAGCCGCTACCTCGTCGAATGGCAGGGCCGGCGGGTGTTCGTGATTCCGCGGGTGCGGGCCGGCGCGCTCGACGTGCTGCCGCAGCCGCCGCGCGAAGAGACCCTGCGCCAGGGGCAGGACCCCTTCATGCACAAGAGCAAGACGCCGATCTCGCACCACTACCTCGCCACCTACCTGTGGGCGCAGCAAGCCGACGCGCTGATCCACTTCGGCACCCACGGCACCCAGGAATGGGCGCCGGGCAAGCTGCGCGGGCTGGATGTGCACGACCAGGCTTGGCTACCGCTGGGCGACCTGCCGGTGATCTACCCCTACATCGTCGACAACCTCGGCGAAGCCACCACCGCCAAGCGCCGCGGGCGCGCGCTGATGATCAGCCACCGCACGCCGGGCTTCTCGCCGGCCGGCTTCAACAAACGCATGGGCCACATGCACGAGCTGATGCACGAATGGGAAACCGCCGACGTCGGCCCCACTCGCAGCGCGCTCGAACAGCAGCTGATCGCGGTCTTCGTCGAGCAGCAACTGCACCGGGACCTCGGCTGGACGGCCGAACGCATCGCCGCCGACTTCGCCGGCTTCCTCGAACTGCTGCACCCCTACCTCGACCGCCTCGCGCAAAGCTCGCAGCCCAAGGGCCTAGCGGTGTTCGGCCGCGTGCCGGATGCCGCCGACCGCCACCAGACCATCCTGCAGATGCTGCGCGAACCGCTGATCGAAGCGCTCGGCGAGGACATCGACGAAGCCTTCCTGATCGACCACGAAGGCGTCGCCCGCTCGCGCCCCTCGCGCTGGCTGGAGGTGGCGCTGCAGGATACAGATGCCGCCAGCCGGCTAGACCTGCGCCCGCCCGAGCCCGAAGGCCCGGTGCCCAACCGCGCCGCGCGCAAGGCCATCGACAGCGATGCCCTGCGCGGACTCGCGCTGCGCGCGCAGGAGATGGAGCGCCGGCTCGCCATCGAAGGCGAAATCCCCGGCCTGCTCGCCGCGCTCGATGGCCGCTTCGTGCCCGCGGCCTACGGCGGCGATCCGCTGCGCAACCCGGACAGCGTGCCCACCGGCCGCAATCTCACCGGCCTGGACCCGAGCCGCCTGCCGACGCGGCAGGCCTACGACGTCGCCCGCAAGCTGTTTGCCGCCTGGTACGCCGAACAGGCCGCCGCCGGCCGCGCGCCGCAGCGCTTTGCCTTGTCGCTGTGGGCGGGCGAAACCCTGCGCCACCAGGGCGTGATGGAAGCGCAGGCGCTGGTGGCGCTCGGCGTCGAGCCGGTGTGGGACGCCAACGGCCGCCCCAACGGCGTGCGCGTGCTGCCGCAAGCCGAACTCGGCCGCCCGCGTGTCGACGTGCTGCTGAGCATCACCGGCTCCTACCGCGACCAGTTCCCGGCGCTGATGAACCTGATCGACCAGGGTGTTGCCGCCGCGGCCAGCGCCGAGCCGGACAACGCCGTCGCCCGTAACACCCGCACGGTGCAGGCGGAACTGCGCAAGGCCGGTATCGGCGATGCCGACGCCGCCGCGCTGGCGCAGGCCCGCGTCTTCGGCAATGCCGCCGGCGACTACGGCACCGGCGTGGCCGACGCGGTGCAGAGCAACGGCCTCAAGGCCGGCGACGAGCGCCTCGGCGAACTCTTCCTGCAGCGCATGAGCCAGCCCTATGTGAATGGCGAACCGATGGCGCTGTCCCGCCCGGACGCCGCGGCCGAGGCGCTCGGCGCCCACCTGCGCCACACCGACGCCGCGCTGATGTCGCGCACCTCGCACCTCTACGCGATGGTCAGCTCCGACGACCCCTTCCAGTACCTCGGCGGCCTCGCTGCCGCCGCCCGCAGCGCCGGCAAGCGCGAGGCGCTGGAACTGCACGTCAGCCAACTGCAGGACGGCGCCCAGGCCTTCACCGAAACCGCCTCGCGCAGCATCGCGCTGGAAATGCAGAGCCGCTACCTCCACCCCGGCTGGCTGAAAGCCCAGCGGGAGGAAGGCTGGGCCGGCACGCTGCAGGTGCTGAAGGCGGTGCAATACAGCTTCGGCTGGCAGAACACCGCGCCCGACACTGTGCGGCCGGATCACTGGCAGAGCTTCCACGACGTACTGGTGCGCGACCGCCACCAACTCGGCCTGCCCGAATGGCTGCGCCAGAACCCGCAGGCCTACGCCCAGGCGCTGGAACGCCTGATCCAGGCCGACCGCCTCGGCTACTGGAAGCCGGACGCGGAAACGCGCAAGGAACTCGCCGGGCTTTACCGCGAATTGAGCCGCGAAGCGCCGCTAGGCAATGAACTGGCGGCGGTGCGGCAATGGGCGGCGGATCAATTGCCGCAGCCGGTGGTGCAGCAGGCGAGGGCAGCGCAATCGCAACCGGCACCGCCGGTGCAGTCCGAGCAGAAACCGGCGGCGGTTGAGCCGGCGCCGATGCAGCGCGGGGTGAAGCTGGAGGCGGTGCCGGAGGCACCGAAGCCGGTGAAGGCGGCGCCGTCGAATCCGCTCGGCATGACGCTGGCGGTACTGGCGATGACACTTGTGCTCGCGGCGGGTGCCGTCTCGCAGGGCAGGGCGGGGCGGACTGCCGCGACCTGA
- a CDS encoding DUF4917 family protein codes for MPDHQLDPHLLPWEEIHGEAWKSLLLGNGFSINIWQKFGYTSLFDVAKSADIEPSLDAKSIALFTKLGSSNFEDVLRVLYHARLVDEQLGSPQQASIEALYNNTKNALAAAVNFSHVPHGFGGLPAINSALRGFGNVFTTNYDLIPYWAIMQEEVWRFKDLFWGAENTFDPGNTAVNADRCVISYLHGAIHLVELPNGKTKKLVANAANSLSELFDLAHPEYFPLFISEGSSERKLSRIKRNDYLRFAFEKFQSMDGNLVVLGHSLHKDYDQHLIDALRDGDLNSIAIGVWPHQSPEQILLFKSRILADIMDKKVYFFDSTTHPLGSVELRHEA; via the coding sequence GTGCCTGATCACCAACTTGATCCCCATTTGTTGCCGTGGGAAGAGATTCACGGCGAAGCATGGAAATCTCTTCTGTTAGGTAATGGGTTCAGTATCAATATCTGGCAGAAGTTTGGGTACACAAGCTTGTTTGATGTAGCCAAGAGTGCGGACATTGAGCCGTCGCTTGATGCAAAAAGCATTGCCCTTTTTACAAAGCTCGGCTCTAGCAACTTCGAGGACGTGCTGCGAGTGCTTTATCATGCACGCCTCGTGGATGAGCAGCTGGGGTCACCGCAACAGGCTTCCATTGAGGCCCTCTACAACAACACGAAGAATGCGCTTGCCGCTGCAGTCAATTTCTCGCATGTTCCTCATGGATTTGGTGGATTGCCCGCGATAAATTCTGCACTGCGTGGTTTTGGTAATGTATTTACCACAAACTATGACTTGATTCCCTACTGGGCAATCATGCAAGAAGAAGTTTGGCGATTCAAAGACTTATTTTGGGGTGCCGAAAATACATTTGATCCCGGCAATACGGCGGTCAACGCGGATCGATGCGTGATATCCTATTTGCACGGCGCAATTCATTTGGTTGAGTTGCCCAACGGGAAAACGAAAAAATTGGTCGCAAATGCCGCCAATTCTCTTTCTGAGCTTTTCGATTTGGCGCATCCAGAATATTTTCCGCTATTTATATCTGAAGGCTCATCCGAGAGGAAGTTAAGCCGAATTAAGCGGAATGACTATTTAAGGTTCGCCTTCGAAAAATTCCAGTCGATGGATGGCAACCTTGTTGTACTGGGGCATTCACTGCACAAGGACTACGACCAACATTTGATAGACGCGCTACGCGATGGCGATCTGAATTCAATTGCCATTGGGGTTTGGCCACATCAGAGCCCGGAGCAAATTCTTCTTTTCAAATCTCGCATCCTCGCGGACATAATGGATAAGAAGGTCTACTTCTTTGACAGCACGACCCATCCACTAGGCAGCGTGGAGTTGCGGCATGAGGCCTAA
- a CDS encoding restriction endonuclease, whose protein sequence is MFDPVQLAAHIASVDAATTNQAKGASFETLAMYLFEHLDGVEVTEHDIRMPSEEIDIVLWNAQREEVLRPWEAVILVECKNWSANVGAPQLDSFIGKLRRRSLKTGIFVAAMGVAGGFVQGDANEPGAAGIIRSALQEGIRVIVITLADIRTLTSLDDIRDLIKKRYCGLYVHKVL, encoded by the coding sequence ATGTTCGATCCTGTACAGCTCGCCGCGCATATTGCTAGCGTAGATGCGGCCACAACAAATCAAGCAAAAGGTGCAAGCTTCGAAACTCTAGCGATGTACCTATTTGAACATCTCGATGGAGTCGAGGTTACTGAGCACGATATCCGTATGCCTTCGGAAGAGATCGATATCGTGCTGTGGAACGCACAAAGGGAGGAAGTTCTCCGTCCTTGGGAAGCTGTGATACTCGTTGAGTGTAAGAACTGGAGTGCAAACGTCGGAGCGCCACAGCTTGATAGTTTCATTGGCAAACTCAGAAGGCGAAGTCTAAAAACCGGAATATTTGTTGCGGCCATGGGGGTTGCCGGAGGATTTGTCCAAGGCGATGCTAACGAACCGGGAGCGGCAGGGATAATACGTAGCGCTCTTCAAGAGGGTATCCGCGTAATCGTAATCACACTGGCGGATATCCGCACGCTCACGTCTCTTGACGACATCCGCGATCTGATTAAGAAGCGATACTGCGGCTTATATGTCCACAAGGTGCTATAG
- a CDS encoding transposase, translating into MGKPGPRTVYRYSANFKATAVRLSRLPGVMVSDVAASLCIHPFMLSKWRKQAREGLILTKEIDIDKDVAAELKELRKLKKDFERLKLEHELLKKAIAFTSARKGTSSPSSSTARKRSR; encoded by the coding sequence ATGGGAAAGCCAGGTCCGAGAACGGTCTATCGATATAGTGCGAATTTCAAGGCAACCGCTGTGCGGCTAAGTCGGTTGCCTGGGGTGATGGTGAGTGACGTTGCTGCGTCGTTGTGCATTCATCCGTTTATGCTGTCGAAGTGGCGTAAGCAAGCGCGCGAGGGGCTTATCCTGACCAAGGAGATCGACATCGATAAGGATGTGGCGGCCGAGCTCAAGGAATTGCGTAAGCTCAAGAAGGATTTCGAGCGTCTGAAGCTGGAGCATGAACTTTTAAAAAAAGCCATCGCGTTCACTTCCGCTCGAAAGGGGACGTCTTCGCCTTCATCGAGCACTGCCAGGAAACGTTCCCGGTGA
- a CDS encoding DUF2149 domain-containing protein encodes MTHKHLSILGEDDDDPMLSAVNLVDVFLVLVVALLTAVALQKQKEADEDVTIIRNAGKPDMEIVVRKDGHEVKYRGNGGSSDGQGVRAGVAYKMKDGSIIYVPEAEASAATAPAEADQ; translated from the coding sequence ATGACGCACAAGCACCTCTCCATCCTCGGCGAGGACGACGACGACCCGATGCTGTCGGCGGTGAATCTGGTCGACGTCTTCCTGGTGCTGGTGGTGGCGCTGCTTACCGCGGTGGCGCTGCAGAAGCAGAAGGAGGCCGACGAGGACGTCACCATCATCCGCAACGCCGGCAAGCCGGACATGGAGATCGTGGTGCGCAAGGACGGCCACGAGGTCAAATACCGCGGCAACGGCGGCAGCAGCGACGGGCAGGGCGTGCGCGCCGGCGTCGCCTACAAGATGAAGGACGGCAGCATCATCTACGTGCCGGAGGCCGAAGCCTCCGCCGCCACCGCCCCGGCGGAAGCCGACCAATGA